The sequence below is a genomic window from Lolium perenne isolate Kyuss_39 chromosome 7, Kyuss_2.0, whole genome shotgun sequence.
GgaatccatggtggactccacctagttGTCCGGCCAAGAAgcaaggaaagggagcaatcccacttgAACTAGGTTTCCTCATTAAggtaagttttggagttggactccaaAGTGGTTTTGGGGCAACCctaggggttccacctatataaggaggaggagaggggaggggctgaCCACATCAAgccagccgcaccacccaaggggcaccaaggccggcgcccaagagcccccctctcccaaaccctagctactccctcccccTATTTCTCCCGCAGTGCTTACGGTgaagcgctgccggagatctccgccaccaccgtcaccatgccgtcgtgctggtgggattccgaggaggatctactacatccgttgcctactggaacagggagaaggatgtcgtcatcaacaccgtacgtgtgaccgagtgcggaggtgctgcccaattgtggcaccgtcaagatcttctacgcgcttttgaaagcggaaagtgatcgactacatccaccacgatatTTATCTCATTAAcacttagcgatcttcgagggtatgttgatcttcaccttgttgctaccatctactagattagatcttggcttgttattcgttcttacggtaggaaattttttgttttctatgctacggatccctacagtggtatcagagccgtgtctatgcatagattggttgcacgagtagaacacaatagtttgtgggtgttgatgcttttgttgtctcttgttatgtgtactttgcatcttgcggaatggtgggatgaagcggcccgggctaactttacataaccgcgttcatgagacctgctccacgcttgacaagcAACTTTTATTGCAtaggtggctttgcgggtgtcagtttctctcaccatagttaagatttaatttacaatttcaattgacaacacttgtatcagcgttgtggttcatgttcgtaggtagattggatcttactcaaaaaccctaaaccacgtaaaatatgcaaaccaaattagaggcgtctaacttgtttttgcagggtttggtgatgtgatatggccatgatgtgatgatgaatatgtatgagatgatcattattgtattgtggcaaccggaggagccttatggttgtctttatatttcatgtagtaagTTTTATTTCAaactttcaaagtagttgtaatagttgctacacgtgGTGGACAACCATGGAGACGACGCCATAGACCTTGACTccccaccgacgatgatggatatcattcccgttgatgatggagatcatgtacgtgctttgaagatgaagatcaaagacgcgagataaaagggccatatcatatcacattatgaattgcatgtgatgttaatcctttttatgcatcttatattgcttagatcgcgacggtagcattataagataacccctctcactaaaaatcaagataataaagtgttcgtctttagttagcaccgttgctaagactcgttgtttcgaagcatcacgtgatgatcgggtgtgatagactcaacgtgtgcatacaacgggtgcaagccacatTTGCACATGCGGAAATTAAGGTttgacttgacgagcctagcatgtacagatatggtctcggaacacggcagACCGAAAAgttaagcatgaatcatatagatgatatgatgaacatattgatgttcgccattgaaactacatcatctcacgtgatgatcggacttggtgtactggatttggttcgtgtaatcactaagacaatgcgagggatatttttttgagtgggagttcacctagttaatttgaaAATTAATAGTACACTCAAATTTATCCTGAACAAAGTCTAAATTGTATTTGAATtaaattttgtagaattggcatccattttctactttgagctaggcttgtaattgagatagaaatattgttaagtctgacaggtaactttacggactggtaccgtattgttaaagaatcaacaaATGATTAAGTGCTATAgcaaacttttggtaatcctCAAATTGCCGATTTGAAactctatggtttcaattagtatctaaaattatcttgtctccgtgaaacttgatgttcaaatccgtttgaacagTACGAAGCTaaaaagtttgttttcagaaataagaaaggtgtgagatatatgtgatatctaagacattattacaagataatagaatataatttagtgagactacataaactcataagttttatgggaatgtacgaagattGAAGAAGCTAGACGTCTCAATCcttcaactagttgggcactaacgttattcgcatatccatgaaatcaatagtagcttcatcatgaagttgtcatggtttgatggataaaattatgagtaaaattgttcatcacattaaaaaggttactaatagtgaaattcggaacacttgtcatgtgataatCAACTTCAAAGtgtgaacctcaaggttattggtatttgaacaAACAAgcatagaagttattgatgttgaagtgttttctgaaatatgaggaaagtcgaaagagaaactacaaaaatattttggcagaaagaaagaaaagactaaaaaatctagctcaagtgtatatagatgatatacattttatgaatgtattctttgattggtcgcacaatgaaattcttgggtatttgtaccatattggttggtataagatgtcatacaacacaacgcaatacaagaatacaatgaccTAAGTGAGTtacaaggaatatggtaataatgcacgtctataACAAaattaagtgttattatgtttatcGTTGGCATTCCACCTAGCCCTtcaaatttataataaagaacttaataattgttattttactCTGGTCAAATGGAAACAATGAGTCATTCAAATTAAGATCGTACATGATTAAGACCGTACtctatgtacgatggataagttattataaaccttaatggtgaaacacacatgcataacactgacgctaaaatgccataaggcaaatgatttgaatttcacttatttgtggaaccgctatttaggttatgttagaaaggaacgcacatgaagaaacttcatgcaaatggatttttggagtcatttgatttttgaatcgtttgacacttgcaaatcttttctaaagaaaatgactaaaataccgttcataggccaagagttgaacgggtaactaacttagtggaaacatacatgatgatgtttgTGGTTCATTGGGCATAATTGTGTGTGgacgattcttctacttcatgaaaacttcagacAATGAATTAAGTGTgtgtatatatggatatatttattcgatgaggaagaagtttgaaacatttgaataaattcaaataaatttcagcataaaatgaaaatcatcgtaatagaaaaatcaattaTATATGATTGGAGCATGGTAGAGATATTTGAATTAcgtgttttagcaaacatctaagagagttacgaattgttccacaactcacgtttcttggaacaccatagttatgatggagtattcgaaagacgtatccaaactttgttggattaatgatgagataaaataaaataatgccattatattttgtggattatgctttagagactaccacttttacactaaAAAGAGcgccatcataatccgttgaaatgacaccatatgagttatggcatgggtataaactctAAAAGTccattcttaaattttggtatgcatagcataagtgaatgagtttacaaccaaaatcggatgaatgtctttgttggttgtcCCAGAGAATAAATTGGAAATTTTTCCACAATGAAGTTAAAgaaaaaagtgtttgtcgatgttacttgcttatttccaagaaattgtttctagcgaagtatttgagtgggagaacaatgaaacttgataaggttgatgaatctgagcatgatgatcatagtagcgcaacatcggaaatggttctggaagcggccacgacgatcatggctcacatgtctacaaagtgttatagtcatggagatcgaaataCCTATTGAACTTTGTAGGTATGGTTACTTTGTGGTCAAATAAATAATTTTCGgataaaggattgattttgaacaatgataaaccaactacatataaAGAAGCtacgatgggccctgactccgttaaaatggctaagagccatgaaattcaagatagtatctaaaatcaagcttggatcttggtaaaccttttgaaggaataaatactttttgaaagtaaatagatctataaaattaatagacttggatataatatccttgaagaagctcaacttgtcaaaagattgtttacgataaagttcaaagagttgactacaataagattagatcttcagcaacgatgcttatagtctatgcggattgttctagtaatctcTACATGTTTTCATCCCGCTAAAACTCAAATTTCAAACCAAAAAACACGAAGTACTCACTCTGCCGTTTTTATGTCGCGTGTACACATTTTGAGGTTAAACTTTGATCATCACTTTGACATATAAAAACATGGGTTCGTGCTATAGAAATTATACTATTTAATTCGTGTTCGAAAAAGGGTTTTAAATAGTATAACCTCATGAAGTTATGATACATGACATGCGTACTTACATATACATAGCAACTCACGGGCATTCAACCAGTAAGCATAGTAGGAGTACAATATATCGTCTACGGTTATGTTCAAATTTTCTGCTGGATATCATAATTAGCATGTAACACTATATCGAACACCGCTTCGTATAGGAAAAATAAGATGAATATCCAGAACAGAGAGACGCCCTATACAGCCAAACAGTGAAATAGGTTTTCTTCATATTGAGTTatctaaaaagaaaagaaaattctTCATAGTGCAACGGCCCCGTCTGTTGTCTTCGGAAAAAGAGAACAGCCTATATAACCACCATTTCTTTTCCATGCACGCTTCCATTCCGTCCTCTCCTtcaaaacagcgccagcaacgaAGCCATCGAGCCTGTGAGCCAATCCCCGTCCTCCATTCCCCAATTTCTTCCCCCGAGCCGGTGAGCCTATCCCCGTCCTCCGCCGCAAGACATACAAACCAAGCGGAGCTCCCCCTGTGTGTGTGTTCCGTTCCGGCCAAATCCGATTTGCAGGTATGTGTTGCAGATTGCATGCTTCAAGCTAATTGCATCAATGTCCATGAATTGCTTGTTTGCATATCTCGGTCATATCTCCATCCGTGCAAGCTTGGAAGATGTAATCAATGTTGTTCGGTATAGCTATCTCCCATTTTCGTTAATTAACTGGGTAATTATCTTTTTCTTAATTAGTAATAGATTGGAGCAAAGCTTTTGTCTCCGTTTTAAAAGAAGAACAATTTTAGAACACACTGCAGTTTACCGTTCCAAGATGTAATCGAGGTCCTTCGGCATTAGCTATCTTCCAATGCAAGATTGAACTTGACATTGTTTTCTTTGAATTCGGATTCCATCATGCCATGTTCACTTGGAGGGAGCTaacttttttgttttgttttgccaaAAGCATATGATGCATGGCCTAATAATAGGCTCCCACTTCTTCTGAAGTCTAAATATAAGCACCACTCCACGAGCATCGACCATTACATCACGTTTGCACGTTGTTGTGCAGGGCAGTTGCTAAATTCTGCAGCGCCTCATCAACCACACATTCCTTCAGAGGAattaccaatcctgaagagaggaggaggagaagaagaaacctaagTTAGCTAGTTCCAGAGATTGATGGAGGACAAGAAGAAGGACCTGTTCCGGCGACTGACGATCATCTCAATTCCGTTCGTGTTCGTGGCCATCCCGTCCATCGTGATCTTCGTGGGCATGCTGTCGCCGCACGCGCAGGAGCCCAAGGTggcggtggcgtcgcctgagcagAACCACACGGTGGGGTTGCTGAGCACGATGACCGGCGGGCAGATGATCCTGAGCTGCCGCGCCGCGTACTCGGGCAACTGGGAGTACTTCCACTACTTCATCCTGGACCCCTACAAGCCGCAGCACGCCTTCTTCCAGCCGCAGACGAACAACTACGCCATCCTCTGCAAGTGGGGGTACATGGGCAACTTCCTCCAGGATGTGGTCGTCTTCAACAGCAGCGCTCCCTACGCGCGGTTCTGCCGAGTCGACGCCGGCGGGTGCCGGTACCTGTTCCAGGACGGCCACATGTTCCTCGTCACTGGGAGGCACGCCACCAAGGAGGCGCCATGGCAGAAGCGGGAGAAGAAGCTCGTCGGGGACGTGCTGCTTAGAGATTGCAATCACATCATGGGCGTGTTCCCCTCCATGTGCCACTACAAGAAGCATGACAATCCGTACGTCGGCAAGATCATCGGCCGGTGGCGCTGGTGGTTTAACTACTAGCTCGCCCGTCGGCCAGCCATTATTGCTAGTTGGTTAAGAGTTTAGTTAGATGTAACACCAATGTTATACAGTGGTGAACAGCCAGTTATACAGATTGCTATTGAAGAGATGCTGTCAGGTTCCTCAGGATATCCCTTTCTTGAATTGGTGACAAGTTGTATATATTAGCAGGAACATACCCTACTCGACATATATCAGTGTATAGGTGGTACAACAAAAATCTGTATGCCAAGCATCATATGCTGGTATAAATAGGATGAGACGTGGGTTAGGGAGTGTACGAACAAATGAAAGAACTGCTACAGGATGCACAGGGTGCGGTTACAATGGTGGATAGAAGTATGATGATACTGAGAAGCCTAAGAAGAGAAGGCCTCCAATGGTGGCTACTGTGCCCTGAGATATCCTCGACGCCAGCATGCTGCCGCCCACCACTGCGAATGATGTGCAGATGGTGTGCCCCAACGTTGCTCCTACGGCCACACCTACAGCATTCTTGTGCGTAGCCAGCTGCATTTTGAAACATGCTCAAGTTAAAATGGATATGATTGAACATGGACAGGTCGAGAAGTAGGTTCTGGAAGGGAAATAAGCCATACCGCTATTGTGGCTATCTGACTCCGATCACCCCACTCAGCCAGGAAGGTCAACACAAATGACTGGATAATAGAAAATAAGGCATACATCAAGCGCATATCACTCATACTATTGCACAGTATATATTTTATTGAACAGTATATATTAACTATTGGTGTGAACAGAAATATACTTTCTCGATCCTATATAATTCCATCTCAAGTCAGACGTTAGAACACAGTTATCAGGGAAAATATAAATTGCAGATGAGAATAGAATGGGAAATGTACCTCCAGGAAAATAGGAGTACAGAACCTTGAAAAGATGCGTCTAAATGTGGATTTCCCTTGACCCGCTTCCAGCTTTTCCTGTACCTGTATATCAAGCAATTAAACTATTATAAGCTGATTAAATTACCACACCAACCAATTAAAAAAAATTAGGTTAGAGCCAACACCAATACATAGTATGCATCTCCAAATGATACTGAAACGGCTGTTGGCACAAAAGGAAGTGTTTATCTACCAGAATTGGTGTTTATTCTTCAGCAGTCTAATTCAGTATGTCGAGAAATTGAATTGCAATCCAAAAGAATCCCATATTATTTGCATTCCACATGGTAAACAAACAAAAACAGCTCTAGAGGTAAAGACTAAAGAGTGGTGTAAGAAAAGGTACATACTTCTTCTATTTCttgtgatgccgtggaatctgACCTCCAAGCAATGTAAAGCAACCGTAGTCCAAAGAACATATAGAGGACTGAAGCACAAATACAAATGGAGGATGTCAGATATTAGACAAAGTGGTGAATTAATTGTGTGCAAGTGAGATAAAATGAACATATTTCACACAATACATACTTTAGATTAAAAGTATatctatatactccctccgttcttttttaattgactcaaatttagtacaaagttgtactaaatctgagtcaattaaaagagaacggagggagtatatgccTAACCAACAATATCGTATGGCATGACAAAACCCTGGAAGCTCAGTAGTACCGGCTTTTCAATCACGGTTTGCTCAACTTTTGTAAAACTGGTGTGGTTGACTCTCCTTAAAACTTCAAGGTGTCCCACTAGTTTTACACCAGGTGTTTCAAGGCACTGTGGTTTACTGCAACCATTGTGGAAGGGGTAGATTAGCAAGCTAAAGTAAAATGGTTGTGCTAGGGAAATCATTTTCTGAGGTTTTGAATGATTGGAGCTTGGAGTGGTAACTCCTTGTTTCATGTCTGCTGCTTTGCTCTGTTTCGTAGCATACAGTGGTAATTCCATATACACTTGTCTATACCAGGTGTAGTCTGAACTCTAACATATCAATAAAGGAGGGTCATGGGCATTCCTTGGACAAAATTGGTGGTTGATCTACAAAAGTTGAGCACCTGTACCAATTACCCGTGATTAAGGTTGAAAGAAATTCGAGGTTTGTTCGTAATGCAACTTATCTATCCTAATATAGAGGCTGTCTTGGATCCACGGAGAAATAACTCAACATGTGGAGTGTGGGATACCTACAATTACGGCATTAAGGGCATTTGTACAGCTCGTATTTTTGTTAGGGAAATCAATGGTCGTTCTTTCAATGAACACCGCAGATGAGGATGCAATGGACAGCAAGCTATCAATCAGATTGAGATTAGTTGTCGTACCAGTTGCGGCGCTGTTTGTGTGCTTCCTGGATATCAAGTTGGGGACGATCCTGCCAAGCCCCGTCGACAGCACCTAAAACAGCAGAGACACAGGCAGGTTTAGTCAAGACTACAAAAGCGTGATACTACAATTGTTTGGCAACGAAGCTAGTACTAGCAACAGAAGCTGGGAGGTCCACGTACCGTCATGACGACCAGCGCCGAGAGGGCGCCGGAGAGCACGATGGACTTGGGGTGGCGCATCGCCATGAGCGCCGCGATGATGAACGTCTCGTCGCCAATCTTGAGCCAGCCAGCAAGGCATAGAGTAAGTAAGTAAGCGCGTAAAACAGTACGGGCAGGAAAGGGGATCCACagcgggagggagggagggagcgaGTATGTGGATCCGAGAATGAATTATTGAGCTGACCTCGCTGACGAGGATCATGGATAGGCTGGCGAAGAATGCGTCGAAGAGGCCCAGCTCCGCGTCCTGCTCCGCCCACGCCGCGCCGTCGTTGGCGTCCCGCGCCGTGTGCACGAACATCTGGGAAGCAGCGGTACATAGGCGGGGAGATGCCTCGGTGTGAGACGAGCAACCAGAAAAAAAATCGGGGTAGTATTAGGGAAGAGGGCGTGAGCTCTTACCTTGGTGCGGCGGTCGAGGCGGACGGTGGCGTTGCCGGCGGCGCCATCGTCCGCGCCCTGGAGAGAGAGAGGAAAGGAGCAAGCACGCGCCCGGAGTTACAGGTGAACTTGACGGCCGAAGAAACAGAGAAGGGAGGAGCGCTGACCTGGTCCCCGGCGGCGGAGACGGcgagggcgaggaggaggaggagggtggaGGCGCGGGCAGCCATCGGATCGGCCGAACGGGGAGAGGGGATCCGTATCGGGGAGGGGGGCGTCGGCAGGTAGTaccggcgcggcgcggcgcgggaTCTGGGTCTCGGTTTGGGGGCAGCCCGCGTGCGGCGTGGGGCGGCTGCGCGACTTAAAAACAGCCAAACAGGCCCGTCACCCGTGGAGTGGACCGGCCACTCGCGCCGTGTGCTCACCTTCCCTGCCCTGCCGTGTGCCCGAGACGCCGTGCCGATTCGCCCACTCACCCACCGCCGGCCGTGGTCACGCCAAAGCACAGGCTCCTCCCCGGCGGGGACGCGGCGGGCGTCGTATGAAACGCGTGAATTTACGTTTTGCGTGTTGCAAAACCATGACTTGCGGCAAAACAAAGGTCGCGGTACTAGAGCTCCGGCTGTGCATTCGGTTAATTCGGTTAGTTCGGTTCGGTAAATACGGTCATTCGGTAAAGACGGTTTCAATACTTCGGTAAATACGGTTTTGTACGAGGATacggttcggtttcggtaataaccaataAAGTTCGGTtaggtttcggtaataaccaaactAACCAAAGTTGACGCGAATTTTTGAATAACGGACAACTTTTTACATGATTTTTTCAACAATCAATCAATTTTCAGTAATACCCAAACTAACCAAACTGTAGGCGGTCAAGTGTAATTTTTGGCATGAACCTTTTAAATGACAGCCAACAAAGCAGATGTATAGTCACAAAATCACAGGACAATATATTCTGTGAAGTCACAGAATGAAGAGATGATATAAGTACATAACAGATTAGCGGGAGATGTACAACACCAAACATACATATAGTTGGCCAATAGCAACATGCCAAGATAGAACATTTCACACCTCAGGAACGACATGCCATCACGCCATCACAGACTTACAATTCAGTAGTTCACACACACGTGAAGTGAAATTCTGAAACAACTATGACATAAACTAAAATTGAATGGACTCTCCTTTTCCAATCAGTAACAACATCAAAGTGTGCCATGGCTGCAGTAAAAAAAAAGGTTAACAGATTCAGAATTTATTTTGTGTAAAGAATAGCTTTACAGGATATGCCTATTGAAGTACTGAGTACTGACTACAATTGTATCAAATATTAACACAACTACGTTGGGGAAAGAAGGGTGCCAGTTTGGTTCTAGAGCTGCCGCAAAATGCTTGCCCTGTCGAGCTAGCTAAATTATTTCGCGAGATGAATCCAGCCTAGTTTTGCTTGTGTGGTCTCTAGCTCTAACGAGCTAGCTAAATATAGCCAGCAAGGTAAATCGGCAAGGGAACCATACCTGTGCAGGGGACTCGCCCGTGACATTCCGATCAGGGGCTGGAGGTCACCGTGGAGTGGAGCTGTGGAGGGGATTGAGCGCGTCGTCGGACTGCCGGACTGCCAGAGACGTGAGAGGCGGCCGGCCCGCCACCAGCGCCTAGCTAGGGTTCGCGGTCGGCGCCGCCCCGGTGCGAGCGAGACGACTCGAACAGGGGCCCTGTGCGTGCTCGTCTGTTCGTTGACGATGAGTTCTCACTTAGTTGGGCTAGGCTGGGCCTTTCGAAAACTGGAGCTGGGCTGGGCTGGGAGCTTCGGTTAGTTTCGGTAAAACTGCAGTTTTTCGGTTATAAACCGAAATAACCGAGATTCATACGGTTAGCACTTTTGCTAACTTAAACCTAACTGAAAAACTGAAAAAACTGAATTTTTGGTTACAGTTAGGTttttttcggttcggttttcaGTTTCGGTTCGGTTATGTGCAGTCGGAACTAGAGCTGAGCTGACGACGGCGACGCCTACGGTTTGATTtgttttctcctccttctccggACGTCGCCGTCTGGGATTTGTGTGCGTCGGGGGTTGAGTTCACCCAAACTTTGCCCGACTCCCCACCACCACTCTGACAAACGATTCTTTGCATTTCACATCCGTGCTTCCACGCTTCCGTTTGGTCGATGCCTCACAAGCTACGTTGACCGCAATCTTGGTGCCATCTCTTGACGTTTTCCTTTTAATTGGCTTGAAAGTGCGTGCACCGTCAACGGAAGGATGCTTCGATCGACTTGTGTGCGCATCACGCTTGGAGCTGTGGCACTATACTTCCGCAACTCCTAGGTGTACTCCATGTGTATCTGAAAGTAGAATTGTGGTACGCTAAACTAAGCAGACTCCGGCTGCGCATTCGGTTAATATGGTTTATTCGGTTCGGTTTATTTGGTTATACGGTAAATACGGTTTCAATACTTCGGTTAATACGGTTACGTATAAAAATACgattcggtttcggtaataaccataaAACTTCGGTtaggtttcggtaataaccaaactaatcaaagttgacgcgaattttggattaaaaagaaacttttatggcCATATATTTCATGTTGCTCTGTGCGTTCGGTTTCTTTCGGTTTAACCGCGGTTTTTCGGTTAAAAACCGAATTAACTGAAGTTCTTTCGGTTTGATATTTTACTAACTGAAACCTAACCATAAAACCATAAAAACTGAAATTTGGTTTCGGTTAGGTttttttcggttcggttttcgatTCCAGTTCGGTTATGCACAGCCGGAAAGCAGACACTCGTACATGCCTACTACAATAATGTGTTTTATGTACTAATATTCTAAGGCACTATCGTTTCTCGCATTTGGTCAGATTGGAACAATGAGATTCGAAAAGGAAAGAAACACTATgacagaaactcaattcggctcccggtgcgtatgatccctctaccataaaatcatttttccaagtgttaaaaaattttgataaaaaatttacatgtacatctccataatatatgtgtattcatcaagtttcacgaaaaaatgatattttttgtagtctaagcgAATAAAAGAAgatttatcttgtgacaagtctttgtttcagcaccgaattttgtcttttttacacacgtcacatgacatatcgatttttcatgaaacgactttatgagcgcgtagcacatgaagatgtacgtgcggattttttttttcaaattttttgacattttaaaaggtgtctaacatgtatttcaaaataaagggagcatacgctcccatgtgccaaaacatcatgCTATATTGAATAATTGTTGAGAAAGAATCGCAATCCCAAAACATATCTTGCGGACGGCCTAAAGCACTCCTCCTCGAAATACGTTTTCGtcctgctatattaatatagcaaccacatAGTACAACTCTGGAGCATCAGCACGATCATGgaaaacataaaagaaagaaaagagaaagaaagaaagccgAAAAGCTCTGATCGACGAAAACGAAGGTGTCCGCAGCCGATGCGCCCTCCGGAGAATTCCCACCGCGCTCGTAGCACTCTGAAACGTCATgtaccaagcaacaccttcaagaaggaATGGGACGACGACGCTGCTACCCGGAGTGGTCCTAGGGTATCCCACGGTACGCACATGGACAAGGGAGGAGGGCTTCACCCAACACCCTTCAGGAAGGAAGGTTGGCACCCACGGGCCACGggcgtcaccgcgtcggtgtcTGCCAGCCCGACATAGATTTCTCTTGACCCTTGCAACCTTGGCTCCATTGTGCTCCACTAAACTCACCGCCCACAAACGTGTGCCACCACGGCTTTAGACCGACCATTGTGCCGCCTTACCCGGCCAACGAACCGAGGCCAACGGGACCAAGGAGGATCTCGAAATTGAGGATCAACAAGGTAGTGGGCATGCGGGAGGGAACCACCTCGACTGCCAATGGCGGTACCCGTCCGGACATGTCGACAAGGGGCACAGGAGGGCCCGGTCGAGCACACACCCACCTACTCCATGCTCGTGAAGCTCCTGTCGGGATGCTGTTGGACGCGCGCCTCCACCTCACCCAACC
It includes:
- the LOC127316643 gene encoding uncharacterized protein — protein: MEDKKKDLFRRLTIISIPFVFVAIPSIVIFVGMLSPHAQEPKVAVASPEQNHTVGLLSTMTGGQMILSCRAAYSGNWEYFHYFILDPYKPQHAFFQPQTNNYAILCKWGYMGNFLQDVVVFNSSAPYARFCRVDAGGCRYLFQDGHMFLVTGRHATKEAPWQKREKKLVGDVLLRDCNHIMGVFPSMCHYKKHDNPYVGKIIGRWRWWFNY
- the LOC127316642 gene encoding GDT1-like protein 4 gives rise to the protein MAARASTLLLLLALAVSAAGDQGADDGAAGNATVRLDRRTKMFVHTARDANDGAAWAEQDAELGLFDAFFASLSMILVSEIGDETFIIAALMAMRHPKSIVLSGALSALVVMTVLSTGLGRIVPNLISRKHTNSAATVLYMFFGLRLLYIAWRSDSTASQEIEEVQEKLEAGQGKSTFRRIFSRFCTPIFLESFVLTFLAEWGDRSQIATIALATHKNAVGVAVGATLGHTICTSFAVVGGSMLASRISQGTVATIGGLLFLGFSVSSYFYPPL